One Nitrospinota bacterium genomic window, TTTTTATGGACCGAAGATCGACATCAAGATCAAGGACAGCCTGAACCGGTATTGGCAGGTATCGACGGTGCAGGTCGATTTTAACCTTCCCGAACGCTTTGACATAAGTTATATTGAGGAGGATGGTCAACGCCATAAGCCGATCATGCTCCACCGGGCTTTAATGGGCTCGCTGGAGCGTTTTTTTGGTTGTCTGGTCGAGCATTATGCAGGCGCTTTCCCGTTGTGGCTGGCCCCGGTTCAGGTGATTCTTTGTACCATTACCGAAAATCAGGCCGAATATGCCGAAAAATTGGCCAAACAGCTTGAAAATTCAGACATACGGGTAGAAAAAGACTTGCGAAATGAGAAGATTGGGTTCAAGATACGGGAGGCCCAACTACAGAAAATCCCTTATATGGTCGTTTTAGGGGATAAAGAAGTTGAATCCCAGACTCTGGGTGTTCGCAAACGCCGTTCCAAAGAAACCCGGACCCTCGATTTCGAGACCTTTCTTTCAGAACTGAAATCTGGCATAGATTCTAGAATTATAGAGTCTGATGATTAATATTTTTTAGAAGGTTGTATTTAAATTAATAAGAAACAGCGTATCAATAATATGATTCGGGTACGAGAAGTATCCGTGGTTGATGATGACGGAGAGTCGATCGGTGTAATGCCGACGGAAGAGGCTCTGAGTTTGGCTCAAGATCGCGACTTGGATCTTGTAGAAGTTGCACCCAACGCTAATCCCCCTGTGTGCCGTATCATGGATTATGGCAAACACAAGTATAAGATTAGCAAAAAGGCGCACGAGGCAAAAAAGAAGCAGAAGGTCATTCACCTCAAGGAAGTCAAGTTTCGTCCCAATACCGACCAGCACGATTTCGATTTTAAATTGCGGAATGTCCGCCGGTTTATTGAAAATGGCGACAAGGCCAAGGTGGTGATTTTCTTTAAGGGACGTGAGATCGTCCATCGTGAATTTGGTATGAGAGTGCTGGAGCGTATCGCCGAGGCTACTGAAGACCTGGCGATGATTGAACAGCAGGCCAAGCAGGAAGGGCGCACTCTGGTCATGATTCTGGCACCCTTAAACACAAAGACTAAAAAAGGCGGCGCCGTTAAAGTGCAGCCGGTTGCTGATCCCGAACCGGCGGTTACTGCTGACGAGAAACCTGAAGAAAAATAAATAGAACACGGAGCTAAAAATGCCAAAGATGAAAACCAACAAAGGTGCCGCTAAACGGTTCCGCAAAACAGGCACCGGTAAGATTGTCAAGAACAGCGCTTTCACCAGCCATATCCTGACAACTAAAACCACCAAAAGAAAAAGAAACCTGCGTAAATCCACCATCATGGCGCCGGGGGATGCAAAACGCATGAAAACTTTGCTCCCTTACTAAACAGGGTTCATCGCAAAAATAATTACACATTGCCGCATTGACGCTGGTGATTGTGCAGGCCAAAGGAGAAATTAAAAATGCCACGAGCAGTAAACGGGACTGTTGCCCGAAACCGAAGAAAGAAAATCTTAAAATTAGCCAAAGGCTACCGCAGTGTCCGCAGTAACTGTTTTCGCAAAGCCCGGGAAGCGGTTGAACATGGTCTGGCTTATGCCTATCGCGACCGGAAAAACAAAAAGCGCGAATTTCGACGGCTCTGGATTTCCAGAATCAACGCTGCGGTCAGAGCTGAGGGATTGAACTACAGCCAGTTCATGTATGGCCTGAAAAAAGCTGAGATTGAGCTCGACCGTAAAGTTCTTTCTGAAATGGCAATCCATAACCAGGATTCCTTCAAGGCCCTGACCGAAACTGCCCGCGCCCAACTCAGCTAGGTTTCGGGCCCGTGGGCTCGTGAATTTATCCTGAGCTATCGAGGGGTAATCGTTAACCAAATCCCTGGCGTTGGAAATAGTTGTCAGGTCGATCCTGCCGAACCCCAAAATGATTGATACCATAGAAAAACACCGCAGGGAATTCGACTCCCGCATCCAATCTGCTTCAGAACCACTCAAGCAATTACGCATAGATTTCCTGGGCAAGAAGGGTTGTGTTCAGACTCTCATGAAAGGACTGCGCGAGGCCGCGCCGGAAGAAAAACGGCAACTGGGCAAACTCATCAACGATTTCAAGCGGCACGTTGAAACCAAACTCGAAGAAAAAGAAGCCGGGCTCGATAAATCTTCCCAGTCTTCCAAAAACGCGACCTTTGACACCTCACTGCCCGGAAGAAAAGAGATAACCGGAACCCTGCACCCCATCACCCAGGTGATGGAGGAAATCACCACCATTTTTATGAGTCTGGGATTTCAAATTAAGGAAGGTCCTGAAATTGAAACGGACTACTACAATTTTGAAGCTTTAAACATACCCAAAGACCACCCGGCGCGGGATATGCAAGACACTTTTTATGTGGAAGGTGAAACCGTTTTGCGCACACACACTTCTCCCGTACAGATTCATGCGATGGAGAACAGCGAACCCCCATTACGTGTTATCGCACCGGGAAAAGTCTACCGATGTGATTCCGACATATCTCACACACCCATGTTCCACCAGATTGAAGGACTCATGATCGACAAAAATGTTTCCTTCAGTCATCTTAAAGGCATTATGAATATTTTCCTCCAGGAAGTATTCGGCAAAGACACGCAAGTCCGGTTCCGGCCCAGCTTTTTTCCTTTCACCTGCCCCAGCGCGGAAGTCGATATTCAATGCGTCATTTGCGGGGGAGACGGGTGCCGGGTTTGCTCGCAAACCGGGTGGCTGGAAATTCTCGGTTGCGGAATGGTAGACCCCGCGGTTTTAA contains:
- the infC gene encoding translation initiation factor IF-3 codes for the protein MNKKQRINNMIRVREVSVVDDDGESIGVMPTEEALSLAQDRDLDLVEVAPNANPPVCRIMDYGKHKYKISKKAHEAKKKQKVIHLKEVKFRPNTDQHDFDFKLRNVRRFIENGDKAKVVIFFKGREIVHREFGMRVLERIAEATEDLAMIEQQAKQEGRTLVMILAPLNTKTKKGGAVKVQPVADPEPAVTADEKPEEK
- the rpmI gene encoding 50S ribosomal protein L35; its protein translation is MPKMKTNKGAAKRFRKTGTGKIVKNSAFTSHILTTKTTKRKRNLRKSTIMAPGDAKRMKTLLPY
- the rplT gene encoding 50S ribosomal protein L20, whose amino-acid sequence is MPRAVNGTVARNRRKKILKLAKGYRSVRSNCFRKAREAVEHGLAYAYRDRKNKKREFRRLWISRINAAVRAEGLNYSQFMYGLKKAEIELDRKVLSEMAIHNQDSFKALTETARAQLS
- the pheS gene encoding phenylalanine--tRNA ligase subunit alpha, coding for MIDTIEKHRREFDSRIQSASEPLKQLRIDFLGKKGCVQTLMKGLREAAPEEKRQLGKLINDFKRHVETKLEEKEAGLDKSSQSSKNATFDTSLPGRKEITGTLHPITQVMEEITTIFMSLGFQIKEGPEIETDYYNFEALNIPKDHPARDMQDTFYVEGETVLRTHTSPVQIHAMENSEPPLRVIAPGKVYRCDSDISHTPMFHQIEGLMIDKNVSFSHLKGIMNIFLQEVFGKDTQVRFRPSFFPFTCPSAEVDIQCVICGGDGCRVCSQTGWLEILGCGMVDPAVLNFVKYDPEEWTGFAFGLGIERISMLKYGINDIRLFFENDLRFLKQF